A genomic region of Bdellovibrionales bacterium contains the following coding sequences:
- a CDS encoding hydroxymethylbilane synthase, which yields MRLKIASRQSDLARIQSYMVARALKRFHPNLIVDFDFKSSFGDLRLDLAIDKSPAKGLFTQDFYEDLISGKSDLVVHSWKDLPVEEKPGVRVVATLPRADLRDLFFLKKTSRKKSKLNVLSSSPRRVHNLAASLPPLLPGHPELEFIAVRGNIPTRLKKLMESDADGLILAKAAVDRLLEAPENEFAETQRYVRDVLSLCHWCVLPLALNPAAAAQGALAIEILESREDLRTLLKSIQCEATFQAVSEERRILAGYGGGCHQKIGVSILNRPYGRVEFLRGLTDQGQILDLRQICEEPLPAKWRAEREKIFPFQPTEARWFSRIAKSDLSDAKIEERASSVGVWISRAESFPREWEKLPFRALWISGLRSWQELAKRDLWVNGCAEAMGEQEKPMIESMAGADFKWVKLSHLKGYEEGEMEMIPTYELRSIEPPPDIRGKTHFFWMSGSSFQRALELYPEILSGGYHGCGPGNTYKILAKLLPSDRLRVFLDFENWRHMTLIGES from the coding sequence ATGCGCCTAAAAATTGCGTCGCGCCAAAGTGATTTGGCGCGTATCCAATCCTACATGGTGGCTCGGGCTCTTAAGAGATTTCACCCAAATTTGATCGTAGACTTTGATTTTAAGTCGTCATTTGGCGATTTGCGTTTGGATTTGGCGATCGATAAATCTCCTGCTAAGGGTCTCTTCACTCAAGATTTTTATGAGGATCTTATTTCAGGAAAATCTGACCTTGTGGTCCATTCCTGGAAGGATCTCCCGGTCGAGGAGAAGCCCGGAGTCAGAGTGGTCGCGACCCTGCCTCGCGCAGACCTTCGTGATCTGTTTTTTTTGAAGAAGACATCTAGAAAAAAATCCAAATTGAATGTTTTATCTTCTTCGCCTCGTCGGGTTCACAATCTGGCTGCGAGTCTTCCCCCGCTTCTTCCTGGGCACCCCGAGCTGGAGTTTATTGCAGTCCGAGGCAATATTCCTACTCGACTCAAGAAATTGATGGAGAGCGATGCTGATGGTCTTATCTTGGCGAAGGCTGCTGTCGATCGCCTTCTTGAGGCGCCAGAAAATGAGTTTGCTGAGACTCAAAGATATGTTCGAGATGTTTTGTCACTCTGCCATTGGTGTGTCTTGCCTTTGGCTCTGAACCCGGCGGCGGCAGCTCAAGGTGCATTGGCAATAGAGATTCTCGAAAGTCGCGAGGATTTGAGAACTTTGCTCAAATCCATTCAATGCGAGGCAACTTTTCAGGCGGTTTCAGAAGAAAGGCGCATTTTGGCAGGGTATGGAGGAGGATGCCATCAGAAAATTGGGGTTTCCATTTTAAATCGTCCTTACGGCCGAGTTGAATTTTTGCGGGGTTTGACGGATCAAGGGCAGATTTTGGATTTGAGACAGATTTGTGAGGAACCTCTTCCTGCCAAGTGGAGAGCGGAACGGGAGAAAATTTTTCCCTTCCAACCGACAGAAGCGCGTTGGTTTTCGCGAATTGCCAAGAGTGACCTCAGCGATGCTAAAATTGAAGAGAGGGCGTCTTCAGTTGGAGTCTGGATTTCTCGTGCGGAGAGTTTCCCTAGGGAATGGGAAAAACTGCCATTTAGGGCCCTGTGGATCAGTGGATTACGATCATGGCAGGAGCTCGCCAAGCGGGACCTGTGGGTAAATGGGTGTGCAGAAGCGATGGGTGAACAGGAAAAACCGATGATCGAATCAATGGCTGGTGCTGACTTTAAATGGGTGAAGCTTTCTCATTTAAAAGGCTATGAAGAAGGTGAGATGGAAATGATTCCGACTTACGAACTGCGTTCGATCGAGCCTCCACCTGATATCAGAGGAAAAACTCATTTTTTTTGGATGAGCGGAAGCAGTTTCCAGCGAGCCCTTGAGCTGTATCCTGAGATTCTTTCTGGGGGCTATCATGGCTGCGGTCCAGGTAATACATATAAAATCCTTGCGAAGCTGCTCCCATCAGATAGATTGCGGGTCTTCCTCGATTTTGAAAATTGGCGACACATGACCCTCATAGGAGAGAGTTAA
- a CDS encoding helix-turn-helix domain-containing protein has product MLLDQDTLKYIFGLKMRGLRLDRGMSLKELAELTGLSPSYLNEIEKGKKYPKNDKVMILANALGESYEDLISVKLKRELSLITDLLERNILTGMPFDIFGIPAQSVFELLSERPKKMGALIGTLFEIARAHNISIDDFYYATLRAYLDMHQNFFPNIEEKAEDFRRTYGLDTLAAEERVAEDLQSLLRRDYSTDVDYVDFGSINPSLSHILYHVKRKGGRQRLFIHASLGGKERCLILARELGFGYLSLKDRPSSSWIHSLDSFHQLFNHFSASYFASALLVPQKEFADQLRLLFSQHEFDVRAMTKFILKYPCPVESVFHRLTQIIPREIGIDQLFLLRLEYDQTRKCYHVARQLHLAEQHAPHPVSSDEHYCRRWVTTQILEKLQVGEVENFALGCQISQFTGTGSRYLAWSMAFRKDLPKGEMAAVTVGVLINDKSREAISYSQDPKLPVRQTGESCERCSIADCQERAADYRPTMDPRRTEKVRDALSQI; this is encoded by the coding sequence ATGTTGCTCGATCAGGATACACTTAAGTACATTTTTGGATTGAAAATGCGGGGTCTGCGTTTGGATAGGGGCATGTCCCTAAAAGAGCTTGCGGAGCTGACGGGTCTTTCTCCTTCCTATTTGAATGAAATTGAAAAGGGGAAGAAATATCCAAAAAATGATAAGGTCATGATTCTCGCAAATGCTCTTGGCGAGTCTTATGAAGACCTGATTTCTGTCAAGTTAAAGCGAGAGCTGAGCCTCATTACCGATCTATTGGAACGAAATATTTTGACGGGTATGCCCTTCGATATTTTTGGAATTCCAGCCCAATCAGTCTTTGAACTTCTCTCGGAACGTCCTAAAAAGATGGGAGCCTTGATTGGGACTCTGTTCGAAATTGCCAGAGCTCACAATATATCCATTGATGATTTCTATTATGCGACCTTGAGGGCGTATTTGGATATGCATCAGAACTTCTTCCCAAATATCGAAGAAAAAGCGGAAGATTTTCGACGAACTTACGGCCTTGATACCTTGGCTGCAGAAGAGCGCGTTGCTGAAGATCTGCAGTCATTGCTGAGGAGAGATTATTCCACGGATGTCGATTACGTAGACTTTGGGTCCATCAATCCGAGCCTCAGTCATATCCTCTACCATGTTAAAAGGAAGGGTGGAAGGCAGAGGCTGTTCATTCACGCTTCCTTGGGTGGTAAGGAGCGTTGTTTAATTCTTGCGCGTGAGCTGGGTTTTGGGTACCTGAGCCTAAAGGATCGTCCATCGAGCAGCTGGATTCATTCTCTCGACTCTTTTCATCAACTGTTTAATCATTTCTCTGCTTCTTATTTCGCAAGCGCACTTTTGGTTCCTCAAAAGGAATTTGCGGATCAACTGAGGCTGTTGTTTTCGCAACATGAATTTGACGTTCGCGCGATGACTAAATTTATACTCAAATATCCTTGTCCAGTGGAGAGTGTTTTCCATCGTCTCACGCAGATTATACCCCGCGAGATTGGCATTGATCAGTTATTTTTGCTGCGTCTTGAATATGATCAGACACGCAAATGTTATCACGTGGCCAGGCAGCTTCACCTTGCCGAACAGCATGCGCCTCATCCGGTTTCAAGTGATGAGCATTATTGCCGCCGGTGGGTGACGACTCAGATCTTAGAAAAACTCCAAGTAGGTGAGGTCGAAAACTTTGCATTGGGTTGTCAGATTTCTCAATTCACTGGGACTGGCAGTCGTTATCTGGCTTGGTCAATGGCCTTTCGTAAAGATCTGCCAAAAGGAGAAATGGCTGCTGTGACGGTGGGTGTTTTGATCAACGATAAATCTCGCGAAGCCATTTCCTATTCACAAGATCCAAAACTTCCAGTTCGACAAACGGGGGAGAGTTGTGAGCGTTGCAGTATCGCGGACTGCCAGGAGAGGGCCGCTGATTACAGGCCAACGATGGACCCCCGTCGTACCGAAAAAGTGCGAGATGCGCTCTCACAGATTTAA
- a CDS encoding carboxylesterase family protein yields the protein MESYNVSKTVEQRKNKSGFFNGLLYFIVAVLTIICRSKSHAADVVPIDKTFVYQTTIPPTVLSTNQPAQAIYPSSSAQTTSPFLIVSPPAVSGTGSGTNANIVPGGGNPVSPKYGGAKVATQFGVFEGVLNSNIYSYKGIPFAKPPVGDLRWKAPLDPAYNPNLVNAAQFPNACPQIVDSVFVGSEDCLYLNVWAPKDYRRKKSVMVYMHGGGNTQGSSGQQHLGATLFDGQKLAERNNAVVVTIQYRLGVLGYLVADSLAGSSKKSGNYGLLDQQQALKWVKNNISKFGGDPARVLLFGESGGAVDTCLQVASPLAKGLFSAAAIQSGACIASSLADAKEKGDLFINGIGCGAGGSVDEASCLRAKDAKTLVESAYTGSPLEGGVVSMDWQPTIDGTGGVLPDDPLLLISRGQHNHVPVIVGSNTDEMSIQVPANVTAQMVQAQALFFYPYTQELLKLYPITEPRESYVGMNTDGQFTCNARRTARALVEGQSQSVYQYVFSQALPTMKKYGAWHGAELFYLFQTIEDSAVKKYLGTGDAVVEELMRTLWGKLVNSAGNMGSSWTRYDKTNESYLLINETSTTGDHFRKEKCDLWDKIFSAK from the coding sequence ATGGAATCATATAATGTTTCGAAAACAGTTGAACAACGGAAAAATAAGTCGGGATTTTTCAACGGACTCTTATATTTTATTGTCGCGGTGCTGACGATTATATGTCGAAGTAAATCCCATGCCGCCGATGTTGTTCCCATTGATAAAACATTTGTTTATCAGACGACGATTCCCCCCACGGTCTTGAGCACGAACCAGCCTGCACAGGCAATCTATCCAAGTTCGTCAGCCCAAACGACGTCCCCCTTTCTCATCGTGTCACCTCCAGCCGTTTCAGGAACGGGCTCTGGAACCAATGCCAACATTGTACCAGGAGGTGGAAATCCAGTTTCACCAAAATACGGAGGAGCCAAAGTTGCTACTCAGTTTGGAGTTTTTGAAGGAGTATTGAATTCAAATATTTATTCTTACAAGGGCATCCCATTTGCGAAGCCACCCGTTGGTGATTTGCGTTGGAAGGCACCCCTCGATCCCGCCTATAATCCGAACCTGGTGAATGCAGCTCAATTTCCGAACGCTTGTCCACAAATAGTAGATAGTGTTTTCGTGGGAAGTGAGGATTGTTTGTATCTGAATGTGTGGGCACCAAAAGATTATAGGCGAAAAAAATCAGTCATGGTCTACATGCACGGTGGAGGAAATACCCAAGGATCTTCTGGTCAGCAGCATTTGGGAGCGACCCTTTTTGATGGCCAAAAGCTTGCTGAGCGAAACAACGCCGTTGTGGTTACCATTCAATATCGATTGGGAGTCCTAGGCTACCTGGTTGCTGATTCCTTAGCAGGAAGTTCAAAGAAAAGTGGAAACTATGGTTTGCTGGATCAGCAACAGGCTCTAAAGTGGGTCAAGAATAACATTTCAAAATTTGGTGGAGATCCTGCTCGCGTCCTTCTGTTTGGTGAATCGGGAGGGGCTGTGGACACATGCCTACAAGTGGCCTCTCCGCTTGCGAAGGGACTGTTCTCTGCGGCTGCAATTCAAAGTGGAGCCTGCATTGCAAGCTCTCTAGCGGATGCAAAGGAAAAGGGTGACCTCTTTATTAACGGAATTGGCTGCGGTGCTGGAGGGTCTGTCGATGAAGCTTCATGCTTAAGGGCAAAAGATGCAAAAACCCTTGTCGAATCCGCATATACTGGTTCCCCGCTTGAAGGTGGTGTTGTATCAATGGATTGGCAGCCCACCATAGATGGTACGGGTGGAGTGCTCCCTGACGATCCTCTTTTACTTATCTCTCGAGGGCAACACAATCATGTGCCAGTTATAGTGGGGAGCAATACCGATGAAATGTCTATCCAGGTTCCCGCAAATGTGACAGCACAAATGGTCCAGGCTCAGGCTCTCTTCTTTTATCCCTACACCCAAGAACTCTTAAAACTTTACCCTATCACTGAGCCGAGAGAAAGCTATGTTGGGATGAACACCGACGGTCAATTTACATGTAACGCACGAAGAACTGCTCGAGCCTTGGTAGAGGGGCAAAGCCAAAGCGTTTACCAATATGTTTTTTCTCAGGCCTTGCCCACAATGAAAAAATATGGTGCTTGGCACGGGGCGGAGCTATTTTATCTTTTTCAAACCATCGAGGATAGTGCTGTGAAGAAATACCTTGGTACTGGAGACGCAGTGGTGGAAGAACTTATGCGAACACTCTGGGGCAAGCTTGTTAATTCAGCCGGAAATATGGGTAGCTCATGGACCCGTTATGATAAAACAAATGAGAGTTACCTTTTGATTAATGAAACTTCCACAACAGGTGATCATTTTCGAAAGGAAAAATGTGATTTATGGGACAAAATTTTTAGTGCTAAATGA
- a CDS encoding glutamate-1-semialdehyde 2,1-aminomutase yields MADPTTSLFLYDRSLKVAPGGVHSPVRSGKSVGGEPLFFRFAEGAYLESVEGKRYVDFCQSFGPNILGHRDPDVASEVEKIISRVWTLGTCEPYSLELAEWIQAKVPWAEKLRFVCSGTEAVMSAIRVARAATGRSKILKFEACYHGHVDSMLVKAGSGLAGDVASDSAGVPREIAETTLICPLDDESALEKIFSRSGSKMAAVIIEPLPANFGLLIQRDEFLRKVVDLSRRHGALVIFDEVISGFRVAIGGMAERLGIRPDLVTYGKVIGGGFPVGCYAGRKDLLDLVAPNGPVYQAGTLSANPVGMVAGLATLKKIEQGQLLGKLNDFTSKFCQQLNSEFERIDRPWRVTNFASLIWFHPLSDKPVRSVRDFAAGHAAQFSKFFHGCLNRGVYLPPSAFEVGFMSWAHQGLALDKAFEVFAGVTQEMYG; encoded by the coding sequence ATGGCTGATCCGACAACTTCATTGTTTTTGTATGATCGTTCGTTAAAGGTGGCCCCGGGAGGGGTTCATAGTCCCGTTAGATCAGGAAAGAGTGTAGGAGGGGAGCCCCTTTTCTTTCGCTTTGCCGAGGGAGCTTATCTTGAATCTGTCGAAGGCAAGAGATATGTCGATTTTTGCCAGAGCTTTGGCCCAAATATTCTTGGTCACCGTGATCCTGACGTTGCTTCAGAAGTTGAGAAGATTATTTCGCGCGTATGGACCTTGGGGACTTGCGAGCCCTATTCATTGGAGTTAGCCGAGTGGATCCAGGCCAAAGTGCCCTGGGCTGAAAAGCTTCGTTTTGTTTGTTCGGGAACTGAGGCCGTGATGAGCGCCATAAGAGTTGCGCGAGCAGCTACGGGAAGATCTAAAATTTTGAAATTTGAAGCTTGTTATCATGGCCATGTGGATAGCATGCTCGTGAAGGCGGGGAGCGGATTGGCCGGAGATGTGGCCAGCGACAGTGCGGGGGTTCCTCGAGAAATTGCTGAGACGACCTTGATTTGTCCCCTTGATGATGAAAGTGCCTTGGAAAAAATTTTTAGTCGTTCTGGTTCCAAAATGGCAGCCGTTATCATTGAGCCGCTTCCCGCAAACTTTGGCCTCCTGATTCAAAGAGATGAATTCCTTCGGAAAGTGGTGGATCTGAGCCGTCGACATGGTGCTCTGGTTATCTTTGATGAAGTGATCAGCGGTTTTAGAGTAGCAATCGGCGGAATGGCGGAGCGCTTAGGTATTCGCCCTGACCTTGTAACCTACGGAAAAGTGATAGGAGGCGGCTTTCCTGTGGGGTGCTATGCAGGACGTAAAGATTTGCTGGATTTGGTCGCTCCAAACGGCCCAGTTTATCAGGCAGGAACCTTGAGTGCGAATCCAGTGGGAATGGTTGCAGGACTTGCGACTTTAAAAAAGATTGAGCAGGGTCAGTTATTGGGAAAACTAAATGATTTTACCTCAAAGTTTTGCCAGCAGCTCAATTCTGAATTTGAAAGAATTGATAGGCCGTGGAGAGTCACTAACTTTGCTTCCCTTATCTGGTTTCATCCTCTCTCAGATAAGCCAGTGAGATCTGTGAGGGATTTTGCCGCGGGTCATGCAGCCCAATTCTCAAAATTCTTTCATGGTTGTTTGAATCGTGGAGTTTATTTACCTCCCAGTGCCTTTGAAGTGGGATTTATGTCTTGGGCTCACCAGGGACTCGCCTTGGATAAAGCTTTTGAGGTTTTCGCTGGGGTAACGCAGGAAATGTATGGCTAA
- the fabA gene encoding bifunctional 3-hydroxydecanoyl-ACP dehydratase/trans-2-decenoyl-ACP isomerase — MHGLSFPPLPSPPMLMFDEVTDIDPKGGAAGKGTIEARLSIDPSLWFFACHFKNDPVMPGCLGLDALWQLLGFYLGWLGAKGRGRALGAKDVRFSGQVLPENKEVLYRVELSRVKTSPLFMGVGKGVLVCDGKTLYEVEGLRVGVMPTAGA; from the coding sequence ATGCATGGGCTTTCATTTCCTCCTTTGCCATCCCCTCCGATGCTGATGTTTGATGAAGTCACAGACATTGATCCAAAGGGTGGAGCAGCTGGGAAGGGAACTATCGAAGCGCGGTTGTCTATTGATCCAAGTCTGTGGTTTTTTGCCTGTCACTTCAAGAATGACCCGGTGATGCCTGGGTGTTTGGGTCTTGATGCGTTATGGCAGTTGCTGGGATTCTACCTCGGTTGGCTTGGAGCCAAGGGACGCGGGCGTGCTTTGGGAGCAAAGGATGTGCGGTTTTCTGGTCAAGTCCTTCCCGAAAATAAAGAAGTTTTGTATCGAGTTGAACTCTCCCGGGTCAAAACGAGTCCGCTTTTTATGGGAGTTGGTAAGGGTGTTTTGGTATGCGATGGAAAGACCCTTTACGAGGTTGAGGGTTTGCGAGTAGGTGTTATGCCGACGGCAGGTGCCTAA
- a CDS encoding Hsp20/alpha crystallin family protein, whose translation MKTGLTKWNDRSSLWDLFGDVDAFFGNGFLSDKGVNPQFGFQPAVNVVESDSSYLISADLPGLTRDDIHVDLNDGILSVSGERREEKEVTQKSFRRFEKRYGKFVRSFRLPENVRSEAIEAKYENGVLEVQVPKAERAVPKKIEVKS comes from the coding sequence ATGAAAACCGGGTTAACAAAGTGGAATGATCGTTCTTCACTGTGGGACTTGTTTGGTGACGTTGATGCTTTTTTCGGGAACGGTTTCCTGTCCGACAAAGGTGTGAATCCTCAGTTTGGCTTTCAGCCTGCCGTCAACGTTGTAGAGAGTGACAGCAGTTATCTTATCAGTGCTGATTTACCTGGATTGACAAGGGATGACATCCACGTTGATTTGAATGACGGAATCCTTAGTGTGAGCGGGGAGCGCCGTGAGGAAAAGGAAGTCACTCAGAAGAGCTTTCGACGCTTCGAAAAGCGTTATGGGAAGTTCGTTCGCAGTTTCCGGCTTCCTGAGAATGTGCGATCTGAAGCGATAGAAGCCAAATATGAGAACGGTGTTTTAGAAGTTCAGGTTCCTAAGGCGGAACGGGCGGTACCCAAAAAAATTGAGGTCAAATCTTAG